One Osmerus mordax isolate fOsmMor3 chromosome 25, fOsmMor3.pri, whole genome shotgun sequence DNA window includes the following coding sequences:
- the robo4 gene encoding roundabout homolog 4 has translation MQVAAWLVWASWLYTLAEGLHPCQLQCTCPLEPGQEPGQEPGQVEGSVTLPREHREHVRHRPERRQPPHRNRAHRRKGSRLRAEEAPRIVHHPSDVVVQAGGPATLSCRAQGSPEPSIHWLRNGQPLEIDKLESQSQPIVLSEGSLFFLTVVPGRRGQSQEGVYACVARNSAGRVTSRNASLYIAALQEEFRVQPADLEVAVGEVAILGCSPPLGHPEPNVTWRKDGVAINSSDQHYTELNGKLIVTSAQKSDSGVFVCVASNTAAVRESRAARLSVLAQPVLVMGPEDVLVRAGESAHFYCEVRGDPTPAVEWSREQGPLPNGRYLVNPDQSLQIHYVTSQDAGRYTCTAVNDVGVVTASAQLLVEDAASSRQRELHKELSSLRVVLENVTEKTPGSNTTLLQWKLQTLLSQPHFLEGFEVLYRCLLPASSDWAAQRVALPSYHAQVGPLKRGYQYEFKVRPYGSSLYGRESNSRHLRVPETAPSAPPQRVSLTMTPDRNDTVHLSWDPPPHDAHNGIIQGYQVWCVQAEQVLNWTVDGGQHSLDLPGLQGGLQYLVSLAALNGAGVGLSTEPYRLSIDSQPPGSAGAPAGGGGEGVLAVLGDPVFIGSAGALLWCVLMVTAICLYRRHRRPERLARRHGNAEGLFRLASEDLIIKHRMAAPDSPWISAAWRQAQRDDRAPGPWSQSPEPPGFRKTTLPTVTRKAPGGQDGAVPIVPDSCGVYGTFYVDLMGGGLKTFHSPARCPRMPHCSQQQAGETLRISQAVAKTTLREEGQALPWKQALPSQPRMGVHKDSWEKNNKRELHAVKSAPLSPSRGLAVRNVSQAYKHRLGHKQSGVCEGDPSLSPRLLHYSASLQLVDLLPRPPPLPRPPPLPVDDTTDTHSLSSEEGSSRSTRLTVDLLSLQSTCAASGQAPSPSPSTGCPSYSMLSSHCPSSSYCPSPEQQEVLESSQEVTRYLELRPRVESESSDPPSSRPFSPTLGYIYGPLPSDHLGVAPDDPEARPMGLRRARLRSTPSSCGSEWEGSLWNGWGSVSEGNGASARASLISSSDGSILNDASFARILAAAASESTASFSDFSPPASPLSALFPPARGEAARGEAARGEAARGEAARGEAARGEAARGEAARGEAARGEAARGEAARGEAARGEAARGEVGECFGELDPMPVWDWSIAWVEEMEAQYRALYPPTSPSTPTSTCDTWGHLRSQRQGGGGRGGEGEGGRGGETTEMKR, from the exons ATGCAGGTTGCTGCGTGGCTGGTGTGGGCGTCCTGGCTGTACACTCTGGCAGAAGGCCTGCATCCCTGTCAGCTCCAGTGCACCTGTCCCCTGGAGCCAGGGCAGGAGCCTGGGCAGGAGCCTGGCCAGGTGGAGGGCTCTGTCACCCTTCCCCGGGAGCACAGGGAACATGTCCGGCATCGACCCGAGCGCAGGCAGCCTCCTCACAGGAACAGGGCCCACCGCAGGAAAG GGTCCCGTCTGAGGGCCGAGGAGGCCCCTCGTATCGTGCACCACCCCTCCGACGTGGTGGTGCAGGCGGGCGGCCCCGCAACCCTGTCCTGCCGAGCCCAGGGAAGCCCCGAACCCTCCATCCACTGGCTGCGCAACGGACAACCCCTGGAGATTGACAAGCTGGAGAGCCAATCCCAGCCCATCGTGCTGTCGGAGGGCAGCCTGTTCTTCCTGACCGTGGTCCCGGGGAGGCGGGGCCAGTCCCAGGAGGGCGTGTATGCCTGCGTGGCGAGGAACAGCGCGGGCAGGGTGACCAGCCGTAACGCCTCGCTCTACATCGCAG CTCTGCAGGAGGAGTTCCGGGTGCAGCCAGCTGATCTGGAGGTGGCGGTGGGGGAGGTGGCCATCCTGGGGTGCAGCCCCCCGCTGGGGCACCCTGAACCCAACGTAACCTGGCGCAAGGACGGAGTCGCCATCAACAGCTCCGACCAGCACTACACC GAGCTGAACGGGAAGCTGATCGTCACCTCGGCCCAGAAGAGCGACTccggcgtgtttgtgtgtgtggcctccaACACGGCGGCGGTTCGTGAGAGCCGAGCAGCGCGGCTGTCTGTGCTTG CTCAGCCAGTACTGGTCATGGGGCCGGAGGATGTGCTGGTCCGGGCCGGGGAGTCGGCTCACTTCTACTGTGAGGTGCGTGGAGACCCCACGCCTGCTGTGGAGtggagcagagagcagggccCGCTGCCCAACGGCAG gtatttaGTGAACCCAGACCAGAGCCTGCAGATCCACTACGTGACGTCCCAGGATGCAGGCCGGTACACCTGCACGGCGGTCAACGATGTGGGCGTGGTCACTGCCAGCGCACAGCTGCTGGTGGAGG ACGCAGCCAGCAGCAGGCAGAGGGAGCTGCACAAGGAGCTGTCCAGCCTGCGCGTGGTGCTGGAGAACGTGACGGAGAAGACACCGGGTTCCAACACCACCCTGCTCCAGTGGAag CTCCAGACCCTACTGTCCCAGCCACACTTCCTGGAGGGGTTCGAGGTGCTGTACCGCTGCCTGCTGCCCGCCAGCTCCGACTGGGCGGCCCAGAGGGTGGCGCTGCCCTCCTACCACGCCCAGGTGGGGCCCCTGAAGAGGGGCTACCAGTACGAGTTCAAGGTGCGGCCGTACGGCAGCAGCCTGTACGGCCGGGAGAGCAACAGCCGGCACCTGAGGGTCCCAGAGACAG cccccagcgcccccccccAGCGTGTCTCTCTCACCATGACCCCCGACCGCAACGACACGGTCCACCTCAGCTGGGACCCTCCCCCTCACGACGCTCACAACGGCATCATCCAGGGATACCAG GTGTGGTGCGTGCAGGCTGAGCAGGTGCTGAACTGGACGGTGGACGGAGGGCAGCACAGCCTGGACCTGCCCGGGCTCCAGGGGGGGCTGCAGTACCTGGTCAGCCTGGCTGCCCTCAACGGGGCCGGAGTGGGACTGAGCACGGAGCCCTACAGGCTGAGCATAG actccCAGCCCCCAGGCTCTGCGGGGGccccagcaggaggagggggggagggggtcctgGCTGTGCTGGGGGACCCTGTGTTCATCGGCAGCGCTggcgccctcctgtggtgtGTTCTCATGGTGACGGCCATCTGCCTCTACCGTCGCCACCGCCGCCCAGAACGCCTGGCCCGCCGCCACGGCAACGCTGAAg GTCTGTTCAGACTGGCTAGTGAGGACCTCATCATCAAACACAG GATGGCGGCGCCCGACTCTCCGTGGATCTCCGCGGCCTGGCGCCAGGCCCAACGGGATGACCGGGCCCCGGGGCCCTGGTCCCAGAGCCCGGAGCCCCCCGGCTTCAGGAAGACCA cGTTGCCCACGGTGACCAGGAAGGCCCCCGGTGGCCAGGACGGGGCAGTCCCCATCGTGCCTGACAGCTGTGGCGTGTACGGCACCTTCTACGTGGACCTGATGGGCGGCGGCCTGAAGACCTTCCACAGCCCCGCCCGCTGTCCCAGGATGCCGCACTGCAGCCAGCAGCAGGCGGGGGAGACTCTGAGGATCTCCCAGGCGGTCGCTAAGACAaccctgagggaggaggggcaggcgtTGCCCTGGAAACAGGCCCTGCCATCCCAGCCCAGGATGGGTGTTCACAAGGACTCATGGGAGAAGAACAACAAGCGAG AGCTGCATGCGGTGAAGAGCGCCCCTCTGTCGCCCTCTAGGGGCCTGGCAGTCAGGAACGTGTCTCAGGCCTACAAACACAGACTGGGCCACAAGCAGTCAG gtgtgtgtgagggggaccccagcctgtctcctcgtctcctccacTACTCCGCCTCCCTGCAGCTGGTGGACCTGCTGCCCAGACCCCCCCCGCTGCCCAGACCCCCCCCGCTGCCCGTAGACGAcaccaccgacacacacagcctcagctctgaggaggg gtccagccgCTCCACCAGGCTGACAGTAGACCTGCTCTCCCTGCAGTCCACCTGTGCTGCCTCGGGTCAggccccctcgccctccccctccaccggcTGCCCCTCCTACAGCATGCTGTCCTCacactgcccctcctcctcatacTGCCCCTCCCCGGAGCAGCAGGAAGTCCTGGAGAGCTCACAGGAAGTGACCCGGTACCTGGAGCTGAGGCCCAGGGTGGAGAG CGAGTCCtcagaccccccctcctcacggCCCTTCTCCCCCACACTGGGCTACATCTACGGGCCCCTCCCCTCTGACCACCTGGGCGTCGCCCCCGACGACCCCGAGGCCCGGCCAATGGGCTTGCGGCGTGCCCGTCTCCGTAGCACGCCCTCGTCGTGCGGCAGCGAATGGGAGGGCTCGCTGTGGAACGGCTGGGGGTCTGTCTCCGAGGGCAACGGGGCGAGCGCCCGGGCCAGCCTCATCAGTTCCTCTGACGGCTCCATCCTGAACGACGCCAGCTTCGCCCGCATCCTGGCCGCCGCCGCGTCGGAGAGCACCGCCTCCTTCTCTG ACTtctccccccccgcctcccccctcagcGCCCTGTTCCCCCCAGCGCGAGGCGAGGCAGCGCGAGGCGAGGCAGCGCGAGGCGAGGCAGCGCGAGGCGAGGCAGCGCGAGGCGAGGCAGCGCGAGGCGAGGCAGCGCGAGGCGAGGCAGCGCGAGGCGAGGCAGCGCGAGGCGAGGCAGCGCGAGGCGAGGCAGCGCGAGGCGAGGCAGCGCGAGGCGAGGCAGCGCGTGGCGAGGTGGGGGAGTGTTTCGGGGAGCTGGACCCCATGCCTGTGTGGGACTGGAGCATAGcatgggtggaggagatggaggctcAGTACCGCGCCCtgtacccccccacctccccctccacacccacctccacctGTGACACCTGGGGCCACCTCCGGAGCCAgcggcaggggggcggggggagggggggcgagggggagggggggcgagggggtgaAACCACAGAGATGAAGCGTTGA